The Meriones unguiculatus strain TT.TT164.6M chromosome 14, Bangor_MerUng_6.1, whole genome shotgun sequence sequence aaTCATAACTCAATTCTCCTGCTGCCATTTATGGCCATGTGCTCAGGAAAGATGCACTTgtgtcttctcccctcccccccaaaaaaatcaatATGCAGAGTAGAATTTGCAATAAAAGCTTTTCTAAACTGACCCTTTGTATCCTGCTTCCTCTAACTCCTTCACAGAAGAGATGTGTCAGCTTTAGGCGTCCGTTCCCAGAGCAGGACTGTTAGAAAGCACAGGCCTGTGCCCTCTGCTTCGGCCTTAGACTGGCTGGGGAGCACCGGCCGAGTCCTCCAGCAGCAGCTGTCACCCAGCTCCAGGGATTCTGCCAGTTAGTGCAACACTGTCACGGGTTGCCAGGATTCTCATGCAGACAGGCACCAGACCCACTGGGCATCTGCTAAGAGATTCTGGGAGCTTGACTTCATTCTTATACTAGCAAAGATGGCATGTCAGTCAGCAGCACTGTGTACTGCCGGTTTTCCTCCCGCACCGCAGTTCCCAAAATAACGACTCTGAGACTTTATGGATAAATGCCTGGGCCATAAGCTTTGGCTTATTCCTCACCTAACCTTTAACTTTAGTTACCTGTTTATCCGATTCTACCATATACCACATGGCTGATCACTTTTCTCAGTTTTTACACATCTTTCTCAGCCCTCGGGCAAATCTCCCACCTTTTTTTCCCAGAGTTCATTTCTCTTTGCCAGAactcccacctcctatttccttcCTCAGCTAGTAGGCCATTAGCTTTTTACTGAgaggtgatgcttccatacagtTCACAAGAGTCTCTCTACAGCACTAAGGCAGCAGGCGGCAAAGGAAGGCATAGTCATCTCACCCCCCCCCACCAGGTCTACTGACCCAATTTCATCTCAAAGCTGTGAGCCATGTGCAGCCCAGCTGTGCCCATGGTGGACCACCTGTCCTCTTTGCTTGACAACATGTCTGACAGTCCGGAGACCTGGCTGCCCTGGTCCCAGAGCTGGCTTCTAGAATTCTGACAGTTCCACGTTTCTCTTATTAGGGAGATGAAGACCAAGTGAAAAAGGATCCACTAGGATGTGGCTCCCTAGCACTGCCATGCCTGTTtccccaggacttgggaggctgcAGGCAGAGGATCAAGaatccaaggtcatccttggctacacagtgagtttacCAGCCTGGGACAGGAGACCCAAtctcaaagcagaggcaggccaagtCCAGCCAGCTAGGCCTACAGAGAGATGAGCAAGAGAACGGAagaatcaatttaaaaataaaacagaactgtGATGGAGGAAAAACTGGTCCACGCTAGAGACTTCAAGCAGCCACTGAAAGGTTTATTTACTACAAGTTGCTTATGATGTGGCCACATGAAACagctaccaaaaacaaaaaaacaaaaaacaaatgctgACCTCAGTCCCAAAGCACCATTTATCTCATTTACTTCTTAGGTTTACAACACCCGTTCTTAGGGCTCTTGCTGGTGCAGATGGGCCTGTCCCCTCGGCTACCCACCAGAGACACAGCAGTCTGAGCAAACACAGGCTTACTCTACCCCATGTTCCTGAGGCTGCGTCCATTTCCTCCAACCTCTGCAGAAATGTGCATAGCTTCACAACTGGATCATCTGCTCCATGTGCTCAGGGCCAAGTGTCTCCTTTGAAGCTTCACTTCCAAGTATGTTGGCAGTGTTACCTCAGTGAAACATGCCATGAGGGAAAATGACAGAAGGCCAAGACTAAACCAACAAAGGTCTGAAGTGAAAAGAAAGAGCTCAAGAAGTagcagggaggatggagggataAAGGCGCTACATACCAAGACTGGGGGGCAGTGAGGAGCAGGTCGGACACTGCCATACAGGAGGAACCACAAGGCACCAAGCCCGTGCAGGCGAGGAGAGCGGCTATGAGCGGGGCAGACTAGGTGGTAGGGTCTGAAGCAGGCAGGCACGCTCAGGTCCAGTTTGAACTTGGTGCTGTAGAAAGGCACCTGACAGCTGCTTCAAAGGGCAGGCTAGGAGTCGGGGGACTGGCTGGGTCAAAAGACAACTAGGGGTAGGACGTTTTCAGTGCACAAAACACAGTGACAAACTCTTCAGACATATGCAAGCACTTGAAGAGCTGGTTGTTCTGAAAGTATTTTTTATTAAGACTCGATTTTGTCACAAAGTATAAAATTCTCTAATACAAGTTATTAGAAATAAAGTCTAACAAGAGCAGTGGATGCTGCTCACCTAGCACACAGAAAGGCCCAGGTTCAAGGCCCAGTGTCACACAAGACCAGATGGAGTGGTACACACCTGAATCCTAGCTCTTGGAGAGGTAGAGATGGGAGTCAGAAGTCACCTGGCTGCATATCAAGTTGATTGGCTGCATGAGACCATCTCactaaaactaaaaaacaaacaaaaagttacaaCTAATTCAAACGAAATGGGACAGAACACCACAGACGTGATTACTatgccacaatttttttttctttctttttcaagacacggTCTTTCTCAGTGGtactcaagctggcctcaaactcaaaatcctTCATCTCCataatgctgggattacgggtatgcaccaccatactCGGCCACACAAACTTCACAACCACACAATCTCCCCAAACACAGAAAGAACCGAAGGACCAGAGAAAAGCATCTAAATGGCCATTTTCCCCTTGGAACACACAATTCAGACTGGATTCTTGGACACATGGTATTTCTGACAGCAGCCAGTTCACTTCCATACCCAGGCACCATGTAAGTCAAGATGGTATTCATACTCTAAAATGTACAGCTAAGGATAGGTCTCAATGAGAACCATGGGCTGGGAACCGCCAGGAAACTGGCAGCCTTTGCACCATGTCCCCTACTTGGGAATGCAGTTGTAAGTTAGAGCAAACAACTAAAGATGCACTCCATGTTTAGAGATGCAAACGTGCACAAAAGCGCCCTACTGGCCCATGCCCCACAGCCCGGGACAACAGCAAGAGGCAGCCTGCAGGCCCTTCGTGGCCAATTACAAGTGAACCTCTTGCTAATGCCCTAGATAAAGAAACCCACAAAGAAAAAGTCATTGTTccaaagatgttttatttttaaattcgttgaaagaaataaaattatttaaaaaaatagagtaaTCTCACAAACTGAAAGCCAGGAACAAAAGAACAAGTTAGTGCTTTTTCCTGAGGCAGATCTGATTAGCTGTAGAATGGAGTCTTCCCTCGCCTGTCAAACAGGTGTCTTTCCTATTTCTAAGGCATCAGAAGCACGGTAGGTGCTCCACGGTTGTTTAGGCACGAAGCTTCAGCCCTCCAGTGGGGGGATTAAGAAGTAACAAAAGCTGTTTCTTATCAAACTGTACATGTTTCCACTTCCATAAACTGAGAACTGTGAAAACTGAGCAATCTCAAACACCCAGTGACATTTTAGTAAAATCCTCCTTAAGATTCCAGAGTCAGCTGTGATGCGAAGGGCAGGGCGCAGAGGGGCAGCTCTGACCCCTCCTCCACACCCAGAACTAGTCAAAGGGCACCCATCCCAGAAGACACAGATATGGCTAATCCACAGTAGTGTGGCTCCTAAGCCACCGGACCTAGCCATAAAGCTTCCCCAGGAACAAGACTTTCAAAAGTCACTCTACAACTTCCAAAGCTTTAAGCTTTCCCACTCCCCAAACCTAGTTTCCCTGTTTTATACTGATACATCTATCAGGCTAAACAGCACTCCCACCTTTGTGAGAAAGTCCAAACACCAGCTAACATGTGTTCAGTGAAGATGGCTCACTTGTGCGACCAGTCTGACCTACAAAGGTAAGGGCAAGGCTGGAACTCACCCGTTCATTGTGACTTGAAATATTGAGCACTAACTTCCCTACAGCTTTTTAAAGTTCTGGTAACCATAATCTCCACGAACCATCCACTTGGGAAAGCTGCCGTTTGGGGCAGGAGTTTCCAATGCCTATTGTAGCTACCTACAATGCTTATTGTAGGTACTGGTAAAGATTAGGATTCTATGGGGGCATCCTTGCTAGCTACCCGAAACATCTATCAAACCAAGGTAAACTGGTGCTGAACCCTAACTTTTAAAACCCCCTCATTTCTTGGCTCCCTGAGACATGCCTGTCTTGTCGTCAGCTTTGCTGAGCTGCACTGACAGGCTCTGCCCAGGAGAAGAGTCAGCACTCTTCCTGCCACGCTGAGGGGCAACAGGTTACACTGGGATATGGATACCAAGTCCTAGTAGGAAAGATGGCCAGAAATGACCACGTTCAAACAGGACTCCCAGCAACACAAACCTTGATCAACCAAGAGTCATGTTTAGCCAACCACCTCAGGAACCACCAAACTTGGGCTGGAACTGTGCAGAAACCATGAGTCACCAAGCCATTCTATAGCACAACACTGATAAAAAAGCAGCCCCTAGAGACGCCCTACCAGCCTTTCGGTTTCACAACAAAAAAGTCAATATCCTGAGTTTTGTCAGCATTTTGTCTCTAAAATAATTTATCCAGAACACAAAAGCATACTGATGAAAGCAATAACACATGAAGTCTGGAAGAACAGCCCACTAAACTAGAAAAGAGATtcctcaaaaaagaaataaaaagatttaggaaataaattaaagattcaAACCTTATACTTTCAAGTTTTGACTATTCTTTTGAGAGATGGCATGAAGTTGGTACATTTTTCTAATAACCACTTAATTGAGACCAAATACCAAAATGTGCCTcttcacacaagcacacacaaaaaactTTACCTGTAAAAATCACGGCCCCACTGGTGTTTTTTCTGAACAAAGGAGAAACCAAATGAATTAGAGTATTCTAAATCATGGTCTGTATCATCAAGCCAAGGTGTTTTATTTACTAACTTGGCTGTCAAAAAATGGTTTCTCCCCCAAACCAAATGCTACCTTTTCTTCTATCCACAGAAACTAAAATTCAGCATACAGTAGATACTGTTTTTTAGGACACAGATTGTGCTCATCCAGTAAGCAGAGGCCCCAAGGTCAATCCCACTCTCTATGTCCTTTAAAAcaaataagggggaaaaaaacacaaaattacttctttccttcctaaaTGCAATTTGTGTCTTCAGCTACCTCTTTAATGTGGCCTGATGGGATTCTTTACGTCACCTAAAGACATTTATGAAAATGTGTACTTGTTGGAAAAAACTATGTCAATTATGCTAACAAAGGTTTATACTATCTATAAAACGAGGCCAAAGTATTATGATTGGTTTCTGTAGCCCTAGAATTTACAATACACAATTTAGAATAAAATCACAAATTGAGGAACACAGGTGGAAGTCAGTTAAGCTTTTCTTAACCCGAGGTCTTGTCTCATTAAAACCCAGACCTTTTTTCTATCTGACCTCCCATTTTCCCATTCCTACAGAAGAAGCATTTTGGGGAAGTCAGGATTTGTTAAGAATATTCAAGTCCAAGAATTCTGTTTTAACCATAACCCCTAAGTTTTCTTTTAGTGCTTCAGAAATCCATTATCATTTAGGACCAGATAAATTACATGGCTACTCAGCTGTTCAGTGATGAACCCAGAAAATAACCTCCAACGGAAAAGACCAAGTCTAGCACTGAACAAAGGTGCAGGGTGATTACACCTCGCACATTCAAGTCACAGAGCTGTGTCGTCTGGAAGGTGCTCTACTGCCCTGTGCTGTCAGGGTTGGCCGCAGCAGGGTCAGTGCTGATGGGCTGCACGTTGTCTGCGAGGTTGTGTGCGTGCTCCAGGAACAAATCCTTCAGTACACTTAATTCCTTTGTCAGCAACTTAATTTTGGCTTCCAACCGTTCATTCTCTTCCTTGAGCTGGTTCACTCTCTGCAGTGTATCTTGCGCTTTCTGCTTGCTTTTTAACCGGCTCTTTTTCACGGCCATATTGTTCCGCTCTCTGCGCTGGCGATATTCGTCACTATTTCGATCCATGGGTGAGCTCTTTTTGCTTTGCTTGCTTGGAGGCACAGCTTTGCCTCCTCCCCCAGGCCCAGCTGGCACCAGCTGAGGAACCTGCTGCAGGCCGCTGGCATGTGCCTGAGTATGAATGACGCTTATTCCATTCACTCCTGGAGCGGCTGGCTGCGACAGCTTGCTCATTTGGGCACGTTCCCTTGCCAACACTGAACAGGTAGAAATCAGAGCAATGTGATGAGCAGAGGCCACACTCAACTGCCAAAAACTCTTCACATGTACCTAGTTAGAAAATAAGttgtattaaaatatttgaaatgacAGGATCAAGTAAGATTAAACTTACATGGACCTAACAGAGTAGGCAACTTCCTGGTTTTGCTTACACAAGCAACTGTCAACTATACCAATGTTTCCAAATTTCAAAAGGTAAGTTAGTTCAGAAGCACCATAGGTTGAAAGCCAGTCCACAGGAACTAGCTGTGATTATcaaaaaagggaggaaaaaacaaaagcatagcaGGAAATTACGTAGCACCTGTGAGCGAATATCGCTGGACAATCTGCCAGGGAGAAAAATCTGAGCTGTTTGGGTAGGCATGGAAAACAAGTTCAATTACTGTAGAGCAGACACCTACAGTGtgtctgtgggggtggggggggggcgggggagacagGTCAGGTTAGAATGCAGGATGAGAACAACCATTCTGCAGGACCCATGAGGATCTGGATGCTGCTATGATCGTGCCATGTACCCTAGTCAATATTTCCAGGGTGAATTAGCAATGACCTCACATTATGGGctatttttttaaggcagggtatTTTGAGTTGATTAGATGATTTGCCTTTTTACATTTTACTAACCTTAAATGATAGTTTACTGTCTCTTGTATTTAGGAACTAACGTATCCAATAAAGTACCTCCATTCCaactgtgtcaggaatatttccTTCACACATTAATGAAATGCCTAGACATACTCAACCTGATTCAAAAAAAAGTCCTAATGATACAGGCAAGGAAGGCCAAGTCCTGGAACTAAAGCTGGACCAAGGGACAGTGCAGGCCAGTGTTGGTACAGACTTCTCTCTCAAGAGTTAAGTGGACTTACTAAAGCACTCCTATGAAAAACTACTGAGACCTGGTTTGCTGAGTGTAGCTAATCCCTCAGGCCACTTGTGAATTGTGGAGTGTGAAAGCACACCTACCCCATCCCTATGAGGACATGTCACTAACTAAACAGCTCAAGCAACTGTGTCCACCTAGGAGACTCAGCACCCTCAGAAATGTACAAGTGTTGTTACGAACCATGAAACTGTCCTGTTCTCTTTTCCCAGAACTGCTAAGACGACATCAGTGGGCAAAGTTAGGGAAGTTAGCTAGAGTTAGGAAAATGTCCCAGTGAGTACCCCCATATTAAGAAAAATTCAGTCAGTAAACATCAACAGCTTTGGTCAGCCCAAACTTTAGCCAAGCCTTTCTTCAAGCATGCTTATTAAGttggctttttattatttattactattaatcTTTGCCTTTAAATGTCCATATATCATTACTTGAATTGTTTTAAAAGCTACTCAGCCAGCCCTGAGCTAGTGGGTCATCTGTTCTTACTCCAGCACTAAAGCAAGACAGCTTCCTTCCAAGCCACGATGGATATGGACTTGGAGTTAAGAGTCATAATAGATATTTCATAACTTCCCTTGAAAATGACTATGTGGTCTCATTTTTCTCCCACTTAAAAGGTGGTtgttcaaaataaaaaagtaaacaaattaattaaaaaataagaagtgCTAGTCAATATTAATTTAAGCCACCAGGGCTACCACGTAACACTGATGCTTATCAAGTTGGTATAATGTGTGTAACCTAATTTTAAGAACTTGTATAATTCAGTATCTCTCCTGAGACTGTCTCAACAATCATATTCATCTTAGCTGTctgttttcttgtattcttatgcTTCAAAACTAATCTCTACAGCTGATCTGGCCAAGCTAAAAGATAACACCAACAATCCAAAGAAGTACAGACTAGAAAGGACAGCAAATCTTGCCATGGCTTTATCTCCCTCATTTTCACCCTGGACACTCCTCTTCCCTCCTGTGGGCTTCAATCCCCTGTCTGTACAGCAGGGATGTGAAAATGGTATGATGCCCCAACTAACAAAATACCATGAACTCTAGTCACTGTAATTTATTCACAAATTCCAAATTTCAGGATGTTCTGTCTGTTCCTGAACCCAAAGACAGGAATCAGGTAGGGCTGATGCTACCTAACCTTGCTAAGGCGCAAACCAGAACAAAGGAAAGTTTTGAGTGAGCCTTTTGGCTAGAAAAACAAGAGTATTTTTATTGAACCTACAAACTTgcaagataaaattttaaaaataattcctgatttttttttttaaaaggctgggcagtggtggtgctcacctttaatcccaggacttggaaggcagagacaggtagatctgtggagtttgaggccagcttggtctacagattaagttgcaggacagccagggctacacagagaaaccttgtcttgaaaaaccaaaataaattaattaagggaaaaattaaaaaataaaaagtaggttggatatagtggtgcatgcctttaatgctagcCTTGGGCGGTGGCgtcaggtggagctctgtgagcttGAGACTAGCCTGTTCTCTAAGATAACCAGAGCTAGAGACCCCTgtctaaaaagagagagaaagagacaaagacacagagaacTAGACAGAGACAATCAAGGAGTTAAAAGGTTTCAAACAGATCAATTTTGGTTTTGCACTGATCAAAGATACTTGTCATTTTTGCCT is a genomic window containing:
- the Cebpg gene encoding CCAAT/enhancer-binding protein gamma, translated to MSKLSQPAAPGVNGISVIHTQAHASGLQQVPQLVPAGPGGGGKAVPPSKQSKKSSPMDRNSDEYRQRRERNNMAVKKSRLKSKQKAQDTLQRVNQLKEENERLEAKIKLLTKELSVLKDLFLEHAHNLADNVQPISTDPAAANPDSTGQ